TCGGCGATCATGAGCGTTTTGAGCCGAAGCGCCTCCGCCGCATCGGAACGGGAAAATACACTGCGTCTTTACACGCTGGGCGAAGAGGTCGATGTTCTCAGACGCTCTTTGGACGATTCTTCCCGCCGTCTCGAAACGGTTGCGCGGATGGAAGACTCGACCCACGAACAGCTGCGCACCCTTTTTAAAGAGGAGATCGAGGCGTTGAACGTGATTCAGGCCAACCAGAAGCTGTTCGTCTCTAAACTCGAAACCCTTCTGTCGCAGCAACATGCGACGCTTGAAAAATTCGAAGAATTTACCCTGACCGAGCTTCCCGGACTCGACAATATTATCCATCGTCACATCGATCTGCTCCGTATCGCGGAGCAGGATCACTTCAATCAGCTCAAAAACGCGCTCGGGATCAGCTGTGACGCCCACAAAGAGGTTTCCGCATCGCTTGACGAGATCCATGCGCGACTCTCGCGCATCGAAACTTCGGGGCCCGATGAATACGCGATAGGGGTGCTGCGGCGTGAGCTTGAAAAAATCGTTCACGAATTCGGCCGGCAGATCCATGCCCTCGGGATCAAAAGCGAATCGATTGCGACCGCTCTCATGGAAAACGACGCTCTGCTCAAAGGTTCCCGCGAACAAAGCGAACTGATCATGCAACAGATGGTTCTTTCCTCCAAACAGCTGCGTGAGATCACGCAGCAGTCCAAAGAGCTTTCCGACTCGTTCAAGCCGCTTTCGGCGCTGTTCGTATCGGCCCATACGCTGTACGAAGAGTTCGTCGCCGCCAAAGGAAAGCTCGCCGAACTCATCGTCACCCTCGAATCGTATTCCCGCAGCGACAGCCGCTTCACGCGCGAGAACCTTGAAAATCTTTCAGCCGAAGTGACGGCCGGGCTGAAGCTTCTTTCCCAGTCGCTAGAGCAGCACAAAACGGTTCCGGTGGACACCCGAAATATTCAGGAACTCGCCGGAAAAGTGAAGCTGCACAAAAGCTACGTCGGCGAAAATCAAGAATAAAAACTTTATAATGGCGAAAAAACTGACAGGCTATCGATGATCGAATTTTACGAACTTACCGACGACGAGGAGATCCCTTTCCGCTGCGACGTCAATATGGATCTTTCCGAGAACGCCCCTCAGCCGGAGCGGAGCTGGCTGTTGTGGCTTTTTGTCAAAGCATCCGACCCTGCGGATGAGAGTTTCGTCCGTTTCCGCGAAGAACTGTCGAACAGACTCGAAGCGGAATTGGACGCCGTTTTTGCCGGTTCGCTGAGTAAGGAAGGGTGGATCGAACTCTATTTTTACGCTCCCGAGGCCAAACGGTTCGAAAACCTGAGCTCGGAGGTGATGAACGCGCACGGCGGATTTGCCTACGAACGGGGGGCATCGAGGGATACGAAGTGGGAAATGTATCTCGAACGCCTCTACCCCGATGCGTATGCACTCTTACGGATACAGAACCGCCACACTCTCGAAGCGCTTCGGGAGGCCGGGGATGACCATTCGATTGCCCGGGAAGTGGAACATTACCTCTTTTTTCAGACGAAAAGCGCTCTGGAACGGGTGGTTTCGTCGCTCTCGTCGCACGGGTTTTCACTCAAAGAAGAGGTTGGGGACGAAGAGAGCGATTACGCTTACGGTGCCGTACTGACGAAAACCGAACCCGTAACCCCCGAACAGGTCGAAGAGACCACCGCGGTACTGTTCGACGCCGCACTGGAACAGCACGGTTACTACGAGGGATGGAGCACGGTACTCGCCCGATGAAGGGGATATGGAAGACCCCCGGGGTGTTTCCCTA
The DNA window shown above is from Campylobacterota bacterium and carries:
- a CDS encoding DUF695 domain-containing protein: MIEFYELTDDEEIPFRCDVNMDLSENAPQPERSWLLWLFVKASDPADESFVRFREELSNRLEAELDAVFAGSLSKEGWIELYFYAPEAKRFENLSSEVMNAHGGFAYERGASRDTKWEMYLERLYPDAYALLRIQNRHTLEALREAGDDHSIAREVEHYLFFQTKSALERVVSSLSSHGFSLKEEVGDEESDYAYGAVLTKTEPVTPEQVEETTAVLFDAALEQHGYYEGWSTVLAR